The following proteins come from a genomic window of Proteiniphilum propionicum:
- a CDS encoding NVEALA domain-containing protein, whose translation MFALAILAATGYSVNKSMKSDTGLSDLALANVEALAQYENDPPSRDKWTKMSFQCLDSNGNPTGKTYISCIKTGYLDSCTSTSC comes from the coding sequence CTGTTTGCCCTTGCAATTCTGGCAGCAACAGGCTACAGTGTGAACAAAAGTATGAAAAGTGATACCGGTCTTTCAGATCTGGCATTAGCGAATGTTGAGGCATTGGCACAGTATGAGAATGATCCACCTTCACGTGACAAATGGACTAAAATGAGCTTCCAATGTCTTGATTCTAATGGAAATCCAACTGGAAAAACATACATAAGCTGCATCAAGACTGGTTATTTGGACAGTTGCACATCAACCAGCTGTTAG